From the Musa acuminata AAA Group cultivar baxijiao chromosome BXJ3-7, Cavendish_Baxijiao_AAA, whole genome shotgun sequence genome, one window contains:
- the LOC135643051 gene encoding sulfate transporter 1.2-like isoform X2: protein MGRSVSDVAENMNMEISGRTIDDSPSVYSVGFPPRMNLASQFAHKVKEMFFADDPLRPYKGQTRSMKFLLGLQYLFPILDWGRSYDLAKLKGDVVSGLTIASLCIPQDIAYAKLANLEPHYALYTSFVAPLVYAVMGSSRDIAIGPVAVVSLLLGTQLQNEIDPVKNPEEYLRLAFTATFFAGVIQAALGFFRLGFLIEFLSHAAIVGFMAGAAVTISLQQLKGFLGIKNFTTKTDIVSVMKSVWRPVHHGWNWQTILIATAFLTFLLVAKYIGKKRKNLFWVSALAPLVSVILATFFVYITRADRHGVQIVRHIKQGINPSSAGEIYFSGSYATKGLKIGIVAGLIALTEAIAIGRTFAAMKDYRLDGNKEMLALGTMNVVGSLTSCYIATGSFSRSAVNYMAGCHTAVSNIVMSVTVMLTLLVITPLFKYTPNAVLAAIIISAVIGLIDYQTAYLIWKVDKLDFLACMGAFFGVVFISVEIGLLIAVMISFAKILLQVTRPRTALLGNLPGTEIYRNVEQYPETIKVPGVLIVRVDSAIYFTNSNYARERILRWLRDEVEQIKAKNLPMIEFLIVELSPVIDIDTSGIHAFEDLHTALQKHGVQLLLANPGAAVIQKLRSSGFIEIIGRDKIFLTVGDAVKACAPKAREGV from the exons ATGGGCCGTTCGGTTTCCGACGTTGCTGAGAACATGAACATGGAGATATCTGGTAGGACGATCGACGATTCTCCATCTGTTTACAGCGTTGGATTCCCTCCTCGGATGAACTTGGCGTCGCAGTTTGCCCACAAAGTGAAGGAGATGTTCTTCGCCGACGACCCTTTACGGCCTTACAAGGGGCAGACGAGATCGATGAAGTTCCTACTTGGCCTTCAGTACTTGTTTCCCATCCTTGACTGGGGACGAAGCTACGATCTCGCTAAGCTCAAAGGAGATGTTGTTTCCGGGCTCACAATCGCAAGTCTTTGCATCCCTCAGGACATCGCATACGCGAAGCTCGCAAACTTGGAACCACATTACGCATTGT ACACCAGCTTCGTTGCACCTCTGGTCTACGCTGTGATGGGTAGCTCGAGAGACATCGCTATCGGACCGGTGGCCGTCGTCTCGCTCTTGCTGGGGACCCAACTTCAAAACGAGATCGATCCCGTGAAGAACCCCGAAGAGTACCTAAGACTTGCCTTCACGGCCACATTTTTCGCCGGCGTCATCCAAGCAGCTCTCGGTTTCTTCAG ATTAGGGTTCCTCATCGAGTTCCTCTCTCATGCCGCCATCGTCGGATTCATGGCAGGCGCCGCCGTCACGATTTCGCTTCAACAGCTCAAAGGATTTCTCGGTATCAAAAACTTCACCACCAAGACCGACATCGTATCCGTCATGAAATCCGTTTGGCGTCCCGTTCATCACGGT TGGAATTGGCAGACGATACTGATAGCCACAGCATTTCTGACCTTCCTTCTCGTAGCCAAGTACATT ggaaagaagaggaagaacctTTTCTGGGTTTCTGCACTTGCACCACTCGTATCAGTTATTCTTGCAACCTTCTTCGTGTATATAACTCGCGCCGACCGGCACGGCGTGCAGATC GTGAGACACATAAAGCAAGGCATCAACCCATCATCTGCCGGAGAGATCTACTTCAGTGGCTCATATGCAACAAAAGGACTCAAGATTGGAATAGTGGCTGGACTTATAGCCCTGACG GAAGCAATAGCGATTGGAAGAACATTCGCTGCCATGAAGGACTACCGACTGGATGGAAACAAGGAGATGTTGGCACTGGGAACCATGAATGTGGTTGGTTCATTGACTTCTTGCTACATTGCAACAG GCTCATTTTCGCGTTCGGCAGTCAATTACATGGCTGGTTGCCACACAGCAGTATCCAACATCGTCATGTCCGTAACCGTGATGCTAACCTTGCTGGTGATCACTCCCCTCTTCAAGTACACCCCCAACGCCGTCCTCGCGGCGATCATCATCTCGGCTGTGATCGGCCTAATCGACTACCAAACAGCGTATCTCATATGGAAGGTCGATAAGTTGGACTTCCTTGCATGCATGGGAGCCTTCTTCGGTGTCGTCTTCATCTCCGTCGAGATCGGCCTCTTGATCGCC GTGATGATATCCTTTGCCAAGATCCTGTTACAGGTGACGAGGCCAAGAACAGCCCTGCTCGGGAATCTTCCAGGAACTGAGATTTACCGAAACGTTGAGCAGTATCCAGAGACGATCAAAGTTCCAGGAGTTCTCATCGTGAGAGTTGATTCTGCCATCTATTTCACCAACTCTAATTATGCAAGGGAGAG GATCTTGAGATGGCTGAGGGACGAAGTGGAGCAAATAAAAGCCAAAAACCTGCCAATGATCGAGTTCTTGATAGTAGAACTGTCAC CGGTGATCGACATCGATACGAGCGGCATCCACGCTTTCGAAGACTTGCACACTGCCCTCCAAAAGCATGGTGTTCAG CTTCTTCTTGCAAATCCTGGGGCTGCGGTGATCCAGAAGCTGCGCTCCTCTGGGTTCATCGAGATCATCGGCCGCGACAAGATCTTCCTGACCGTGGGAGATGCTGTGAAGGCTTGTGCTCCAAAGGCAAGGGAAGGCGTATGA
- the LOC135643051 gene encoding sulfate transporter 1.2-like isoform X1: MGRSVSDVAENMNMEISGRTIDDSPSVYSVGFPPRMNLASQFAHKVKEMFFADDPLRPYKGQTRSMKFLLGLQYLFPILDWGRSYDLAKLKGDVVSGLTIASLCIPQDIAYAKLANLEPHYALYTSFVAPLVYAVMGSSRDIAIGPVAVVSLLLGTQLQNEIDPVKNPEEYLRLAFTATFFAGVIQAALGFFRLGFLIEFLSHAAIVGFMAGAAVTISLQQLKGFLGIKNFTTKTDIVSVMKSVWRPVHHGWNWQTILIATAFLTFLLVAKYIGKKRKNLFWVSALAPLVSVILATFFVYITRADRHGVQIVRHIKQGINPSSAGEIYFSGSYATKGLKIGIVAGLIALTEAIAIGRTFAAMKDYRLDGNKEMLALGTMNVVGSLTSCYIATGKCWIPLSSCKSTPLIWFLELAGSFSRSAVNYMAGCHTAVSNIVMSVTVMLTLLVITPLFKYTPNAVLAAIIISAVIGLIDYQTAYLIWKVDKLDFLACMGAFFGVVFISVEIGLLIAVMISFAKILLQVTRPRTALLGNLPGTEIYRNVEQYPETIKVPGVLIVRVDSAIYFTNSNYARERILRWLRDEVEQIKAKNLPMIEFLIVELSPVIDIDTSGIHAFEDLHTALQKHGVQLLLANPGAAVIQKLRSSGFIEIIGRDKIFLTVGDAVKACAPKAREGV; the protein is encoded by the exons ATGGGCCGTTCGGTTTCCGACGTTGCTGAGAACATGAACATGGAGATATCTGGTAGGACGATCGACGATTCTCCATCTGTTTACAGCGTTGGATTCCCTCCTCGGATGAACTTGGCGTCGCAGTTTGCCCACAAAGTGAAGGAGATGTTCTTCGCCGACGACCCTTTACGGCCTTACAAGGGGCAGACGAGATCGATGAAGTTCCTACTTGGCCTTCAGTACTTGTTTCCCATCCTTGACTGGGGACGAAGCTACGATCTCGCTAAGCTCAAAGGAGATGTTGTTTCCGGGCTCACAATCGCAAGTCTTTGCATCCCTCAGGACATCGCATACGCGAAGCTCGCAAACTTGGAACCACATTACGCATTGT ACACCAGCTTCGTTGCACCTCTGGTCTACGCTGTGATGGGTAGCTCGAGAGACATCGCTATCGGACCGGTGGCCGTCGTCTCGCTCTTGCTGGGGACCCAACTTCAAAACGAGATCGATCCCGTGAAGAACCCCGAAGAGTACCTAAGACTTGCCTTCACGGCCACATTTTTCGCCGGCGTCATCCAAGCAGCTCTCGGTTTCTTCAG ATTAGGGTTCCTCATCGAGTTCCTCTCTCATGCCGCCATCGTCGGATTCATGGCAGGCGCCGCCGTCACGATTTCGCTTCAACAGCTCAAAGGATTTCTCGGTATCAAAAACTTCACCACCAAGACCGACATCGTATCCGTCATGAAATCCGTTTGGCGTCCCGTTCATCACGGT TGGAATTGGCAGACGATACTGATAGCCACAGCATTTCTGACCTTCCTTCTCGTAGCCAAGTACATT ggaaagaagaggaagaacctTTTCTGGGTTTCTGCACTTGCACCACTCGTATCAGTTATTCTTGCAACCTTCTTCGTGTATATAACTCGCGCCGACCGGCACGGCGTGCAGATC GTGAGACACATAAAGCAAGGCATCAACCCATCATCTGCCGGAGAGATCTACTTCAGTGGCTCATATGCAACAAAAGGACTCAAGATTGGAATAGTGGCTGGACTTATAGCCCTGACG GAAGCAATAGCGATTGGAAGAACATTCGCTGCCATGAAGGACTACCGACTGGATGGAAACAAGGAGATGTTGGCACTGGGAACCATGAATGTGGTTGGTTCATTGACTTCTTGCTACATTGCAACAGGTAAGTGCTGGATTCCTCTGAGTTCCTGCAAATCCACGCCATTGATATGGTTTCTTGAATTGGCAGGCTCATTTTCGCGTTCGGCAGTCAATTACATGGCTGGTTGCCACACAGCAGTATCCAACATCGTCATGTCCGTAACCGTGATGCTAACCTTGCTGGTGATCACTCCCCTCTTCAAGTACACCCCCAACGCCGTCCTCGCGGCGATCATCATCTCGGCTGTGATCGGCCTAATCGACTACCAAACAGCGTATCTCATATGGAAGGTCGATAAGTTGGACTTCCTTGCATGCATGGGAGCCTTCTTCGGTGTCGTCTTCATCTCCGTCGAGATCGGCCTCTTGATCGCC GTGATGATATCCTTTGCCAAGATCCTGTTACAGGTGACGAGGCCAAGAACAGCCCTGCTCGGGAATCTTCCAGGAACTGAGATTTACCGAAACGTTGAGCAGTATCCAGAGACGATCAAAGTTCCAGGAGTTCTCATCGTGAGAGTTGATTCTGCCATCTATTTCACCAACTCTAATTATGCAAGGGAGAG GATCTTGAGATGGCTGAGGGACGAAGTGGAGCAAATAAAAGCCAAAAACCTGCCAATGATCGAGTTCTTGATAGTAGAACTGTCAC CGGTGATCGACATCGATACGAGCGGCATCCACGCTTTCGAAGACTTGCACACTGCCCTCCAAAAGCATGGTGTTCAG CTTCTTCTTGCAAATCCTGGGGCTGCGGTGATCCAGAAGCTGCGCTCCTCTGGGTTCATCGAGATCATCGGCCGCGACAAGATCTTCCTGACCGTGGGAGATGCTGTGAAGGCTTGTGCTCCAAAGGCAAGGGAAGGCGTATGA